From the genome of Paracidovorax avenae:
AGGGCAACAGCAGAAGGCCCGCCAGCGGCCGCATGCGCAGGAAGGCCACGAACGTGGCGGCCACGCAGGCACCGAGCAGGGCGATGTCCGCCAGGGCCCAGGCGCCCAGGTGCCACTGGAAGAACAGCCAGCTCCAGAGCGCGTTGAGCGCCAGCTGGACGCAGAAAAGCGCGAGCGCGTGGCGCCGTGCCGCGCCTGCAGGTTCCCGCCAGACCAGCCAGGCGGCGATGCCCATGAGGGTGTAGAGCACGCTCCAGACGGGGCCGAAGACGCCGGGCGGCGGCGCCCAGGGCGGCTGG
Proteins encoded in this window:
- a CDS encoding TspO/MBR family protein, which translates into the protein MVTSPSTPPSPAAASARRASLSPRAWLALAGWLLLCFIAAGIGSAASVQAPQFYAQLVQPPWAPPPGVFGPVWSVLYTLMGIAAWLVWREPAGAARRHALALFCVQLALNALWSWLFFQWHLGAWALADIALLGACVAATFVAFLRMRPLAGLLLLPYLAWISFAGALNYVLWRMNPGLLG